The genomic stretch TCGTGCAGGAGGGGTTCGTGCGGGATCTCGCGCACGGCGAGACGTTCTACGCACGCCGGGGAGGGGGTGCGTTCCATGACGGGAGACCGATCCGTGTCTCCAGCACCGCCTACCTGGAGACGAGTGCCATGAGCATTTACGGGCGCAAGTTCAACCCCACGCGCGTGATGCAGCTCGGGAGAAAGGTCCGCCGCTGGCGCCTCTTTGGAGCCTCGGCGCTGGAGCTCTGCTACGTGGGGTGCGGGAGAATCGACGGCTTTATCGATCTGCGCGGCACATTGCGGGTGACCGACGCAGCAGCCGGCATGCTCGTCTGCGAGGAGGCGGGCGGCGAGGTGAGCGATCTCGACGGGCGGGATATTCGGTTTCCGGACGAAGTGACGGTGGGGCGGTGCATGATCGCCACGAACGGCGTGCTGCACCGCAAGGTGATCGAGTATCTGAGGTGACGATGCAGATAGTGCTGATGTCCCGGATCGATGCCGAAGATGCGCTGGCATTTGCAGCATCCCTTGGAGAGCTGCTGACCGCCGGCGGGCATCGGGTGGAGTACGAGTCGAACACCGCGTCTTGCCTGGGCAGGACGGGCGTCCCGCTCCCGGAGGTCTCGGCCGATCTGCTGGTGATCGTTGGAGGGGATGGCACGGTGCTGCTCGCCGTACAGCAGTTGAAAACCCAGATACCCGTCATCGGCATCAACTGGGGGGAGGTCGGGTTTCTCGCCGATCTGGAGCCGAAGGAGGCGATCGGGTTCTTCTCTCACCTGGGCGATCGGTTCTCCGTGGAGAGGAGGATGCGGATCTCCCTCTCGGCAGACGGCGAGCCTCTCGGCGACGCCCTGAACGAAGCGGTGATCGTCACGGCCCGCCCGGCGAAGATGCTCCGCTTCTCGGTGATCGTGGAGGGGACGACGGCGGAGACCTTCCGGGCGGACGGTCTGCTGGTCAGCACCCCCACCGGCTCCACCGCCTATGCCATGAGCGCCGGAGGGCCCATCGTGGACCCGCGGATCGAGGGATTTCTGCTGGTCCCTCTCGCCCCCTACATGCTCTCCTCCCGCCCCCACCTCATCAGCTGCGACCGATCGGTGGGAATACGGCTGGAGAGTGCGAAGCCCGCACACCTGGTCATCGACGGGCAGCGGACCTGGGATGTAAAGAGCGGTACGGTGATCCGGATTCGGCGGTCGCCGGAGCCTGCACTCTTCGTGGACGTGGGCAAGAACTTCTTCGAGAAGGTGGACAACAAGCTCCGCCACCTCTGAAATGCCCGTTCAGGGATCGCAAATGCTATCGACCGGAACGGCGATGGGATTTCCATAGACAAATGCGGAGTGTATGAGAATGCGGACCGAACCGGATTATGCAGAGATCTCGGACGCCCTGAAGGCAACGCTGGGGCTGAAGGGATCTCCGGTGGCGATCAAGTTCGCCGCGAGCAAAGAGGACATCCCGGAAGGGATCCCCGAGTACCCCGAGACGGTGCGGCACTGCCAGATGGTCTCGAAAGCCCGCAGAGAGGGGGCTGTCTTCTACGCCACGGAGGGGAAGCACCAGTGCATGGGCGGCGGCTGGGCGCTGGGGCTCAAGAAGCTGACTCCGAGCCTCAAGAGCGGGGAGTTCTACTACAAACTGGGCAAGTTCAAGAGCAAGGCGG from Methanomicrobiales archaeon encodes the following:
- a CDS encoding NAD(+)/NADH kinase: MQIVLMSRIDAEDALAFAASLGELLTAGGHRVEYESNTASCLGRTGVPLPEVSADLLVIVGGDGTVLLAVQQLKTQIPVIGINWGEVGFLADLEPKEAIGFFSHLGDRFSVERRMRISLSADGEPLGDALNEAVIVTARPAKMLRFSVIVEGTTAETFRADGLLVSTPTGSTAYAMSAGGPIVDPRIEGFLLVPLAPYMLSSRPHLISCDRSVGIRLESAKPAHLVIDGQRTWDVKSGTVIRIRRSPEPALFVDVGKNFFEKVDNKLRHL
- a CDS encoding bifunctional fructose-bisphosphatase/inositol-phosphate phosphatase, with amino-acid sequence MDLLKHFEEISETVEDLIRDLTGTREAGEYMGMGADGTPTQKIDRIVEDSILTYLDANPFCKTLISEEAGRRDLAGEKGTLFLDPIDGTYNAVTGIPFYALSMAYAEGGVVQEGFVRDLAHGETFYARRGGGAFHDGRPIRVSSTAYLETSAMSIYGRKFNPTRVMQLGRKVRRWRLFGASALELCYVGCGRIDGFIDLRGTLRVTDAAAGMLVCEEAGGEVSDLDGRDIRFPDEVTVGRCMIATNGVLHRKVIEYLR